CCTCAAAGAGGATGGTCTTCTTCTTCGCGATCGCCCGATCAAGTTGAAGCGAGACGTCCACGATGTGCTGGGCCAGTCGCTCTCCATAGGCTCGGTATTGAAGAAAGACCTTTTCAAGCTCGACGCCGTTGATTTGGTACACTCGCTCCAGGAAGGTGTTGATTTCCGCCACGTTGACTTCAAGCTTGACGCGGAGGAGATCGGGGTTCAACAGATCACTCATGCGCACGCCGATGCGGGCCATCTTGTCGGCGTAGGTCGGGCCGATCCCACGGCCGGTGGTGCCGATGCGGTGCGGGCCTTTGGATTCCTCGCTCGCCTTTTCCACGACCTTATGGTATGGCATGATCACGTGCGCCCGATCGCTGATCAGCAGATTCCGGCCGATCTTGACGCCCGATCTCTGCAAGCTATCGATCTCCTCGATCAACGCTTCCGGATCAACGACTACCCCGTTGCCGACCAGGCACAACTTTCCTCGGTACAACACGCCGGAAGGCAATAGATGGAACACATAGGTTCCCTTGCTTGTGACGACCGTATGACCCGCATTCGATCCCCCTTGGTAGCGCACGACCACGTCGGCGTCGCGGGCGAGCACGTCGACGATCTTGCCTTTCCCCTCGTCGCCCCACTGTGATCCCACGATAACCAGATTCATCGTTCTTCGACCAACTCACCAGAGGTTCTTGATAGGACGATTGACTTCGATAGCGGCTTCAAAAAAATGGCCCTGACCCGGGATCGGCCAGAGCCTCTGGCCCGCGCATGCTATGCCGAGGATACGCCATTGTCAAGCAGCGGTTCATGCCATAGGACCGGACAATTACAGGCGGCACTGTCGAGTCGACGGCGGCGGAGATCTGGGATCAGAGTTTAGTCAACGATCCGCCTCTGTCCTCGATCAAGAAAACTGGACTGAAAACACGCCGACGAAGATGGCCGTCAAGGCCCTATTCTCCGGCTAAGCGGGGCTGAGCGCCAGGATTTTGCTTCGCGCCAAGGCCAAAAGGGTCTGTTGGACCGCTGCTGTGAGGCGCAAGAGCGTGCGGCGGGCATGATGGATGACTGTGCCGACCGTATTGAACACCAGAAATCGCAGCCGCTTCGGCCGGGCGTCGGAGAAATCTCCGGGTAGCGCGAGGCGCTTCAACGCGCTGAGCAGGTTATACGTGAGCACGTTGAGCCGGAACCAGGCGGCATTGGCGCCAAACTTCCCACTGGGCAGGGCCTCTGCCGCCAACTCGTTCTTGAGGACATGATGCACATGCTCCACCGTCCCGGCCTTCTCTCGATGCCAGCGGACCAGGGAGCGACCGTCGCCCTCCCGGTTGGTCACGATCGCGAAGTGTTTCACGGTGCTGCCATCCGCGAACAGCTCGCCTTGGCGGTGTCGCACGCGAATCGCCAAGTAGCGCCGCGCGCAAGGCCGACCCTTCCGGTAGTCCTTATCATCGGGGACAGAGGGCACCTCGGCCCACTCGCGGATCATATCCGGCTCGTCGCGGTCTGGTTGCCAGGCGGTCCCCGGCAGCCGCTCGATCTCGGCCCGCAACGGCGGGCTCATGTCCGCGCTGATCGCGTAGCCGATCCCTCGCGCCGGCTCCTCGCACCACGCCAGCACCTCCTGTTCATACAGGGCGCTGTCGCCCCGGACGAAGAGCTGCTCCACGCCGGCTGGCAACGCCGCCACGGCCCGCTCCAGGATGCGCACGTTGCCGCAGCCCGCCGGCACGTTCCCATCCCGGAATTCGTCGTGGACGACCAGGTCCTGCTCGGCCCAGACGACCACGACGGGTTGATAGCCCGACGTGCCCTCGTACGTCACCGTCGCCGTGCGCTTGTGGGCTTCCAGGATCGTGGCATCCACATCCAGCGTGGCGGTGCGCTGCGGCATCTGCTGCTGCACCGCGGCGAGGATGCGCCGGTTCGCGGCCCCCACGCCCGCCAAGGGCGCCGACTCCTCGGGCACGGCCGTCTTCTCGCCAGCACGCAGCAACGGGAGATCCTCGACATGACACGCCTCCAAGAAGTCGCGCATCGTGGTGGCCGCGGGCAGCTCATAGCCCAGCAGGGCGGCCAGTGCGGCATCGGCGCGCAGGGTCGTGAGGTCCTGGCAGCGGTCCCCGCCCGCCGCCCACAGCGCGATCCGCGTCTCCACCCACTGCGCCGACGTCACGCCGCGCTGCCGCTGTTTGATCCGGACCTGCTCATTGACGACCTGCGCCGCTCCGACGCGGCGAAACAGCTCGATCACCAAGGGCACGCCCGCATGCGCGGTGACCAGACGGGGATCAATGCGGTCGTCAATCTCGAACGGCAGCCGAGGACTCGCAAACGGCTTCTCAGGCATCAACCTCCTCCTTGGTTGGCGAATCACCCATTGGGTGAATCACCTCGCAAGGCTGATGCCATGCGGTCGCCTGCTGCTCATGCGTCCAGACCGATTCCGTGTCCATCACGATTGGGAGCTTAGCCGGAGAATAGGGCAAGGCCACCTTTCTTGACTGGCTTACTGCCGCATGGTAGCATGCTGAAAATTCAGCACTTTTCCCGCACCATGAGAAGTCCATTGATCGTGCAAAGTGGGGCTGTGGCGCAGTTGGGAGCGCGCGTGAATGGCATTCACGAGGTCGCCGGTTCAATCCCGGCCAGCTCCACCACTTTGTCTCGACCTCCTCGATTGCCTACACGCTAGTCTCACATTCTCGCTACCCTATCCATCTCGAATCGTTCCGGAGTGTGAACCGGGCCATGCTGTGTAATCGATAGGCTCACTATGCTGCAAATCGAAGAGGTATGGAAACAATTTGGCACTCGCGTCCTGCTCAAGGATGCGTCGGCACACCTGCGCCCGAACACCCGCGTGGGCCTGGTGGGGCCGAATGGGTGCGGCAAGACGACGTTGTTGCGCATGATCATGGGGGAACAGTCTCCCGACAAGGGGACGATTCGAAAGCGCCCGCGCCTGACCATTGGATATTTGGCGCAGGAACTCGAGCCTCTCCTAGGAAAGAGTGTGCTGGAAGCCACCCATCGGGACCTTTATCCGGAGCACGAGGCCAAACGCATCCTGATGGGCCTGGGCTTCACCGTTCACGACTTTTCGCGCATGGTGGACACCCTGTCCGGAGGCTACCGCATGCGCGTGGCGCTGGCCCATCTCCTCTTGTCCAACCCGGATGTGCTGCTGCTGGATGAACCGACGAACCATCTGGACAAGGTGACGCAACGCTGGTTCGAGGAATTCCTCCTCGCTTCCAAGATGACGCTCCTCATCGTCAGCCACGACACGAAGTTTCTGGATCAGGTGGCTACGCATATGTGGGAAATCCGGCACCAGCAGATCCGGGAGTACCGCGGCAACTATTCGCAATTCGTCGTTCTGAAAGCCGAACAGGACGCGCAGTTGGAATCCGCTGCCACCCGACAAGCCAAGGAAATCGCCCGGGTCCAGAAGTTTGTCGACCGTTTCCGGTATCAGGCCAACAAGGCCCGCCAGGTCCAGTCCCGCATCAAGCAGTTGGAGAAGGTCAAGGTCATCGAACGGCAGCGCGATCCGCGGCGGGTTCGGTTTACCTTTCCCGAGCCAAGCCCCAGCGGTCGGCACGTGCTGGAATTGCGGGGCGCCGCCAAGGCCTATGGGCATAAGGTAGTATACGGGTCATTGGACTTCACCGTGGAGCGAGGACAGCGGATTGCCTTGGTTGGAGAAAACGGCGCAGGGAAAAGCACGCTCCTCAAAATGCTGGCGGGCGTGACGCCACTGGACAAAGGCTCGCGGACGGTGGGACATGGGGTGACCCTGCATTATTTTGCCCAGCACCAGGCCGAAACGCTC
The DNA window shown above is from Nitrospira tepida and carries:
- a CDS encoding adenylosuccinate synthase; translation: MNLVIVGSQWGDEGKGKIVDVLARDADVVVRYQGGSNAGHTVVTSKGTYVFHLLPSGVLYRGKLCLVGNGVVVDPEALIEEIDSLQRSGVKIGRNLLISDRAHVIMPYHKVVEKASEESKGPHRIGTTGRGIGPTYADKMARIGVRMSDLLNPDLLRVKLEVNVAEINTFLERVYQINGVELEKVFLQYRAYGERLAQHIVDVSLQLDRAIAKKKTILFEGAQGTHLDVDFGTYPYVTSSSASAGGACTGTGVGPTMIDAVLGITKAYTTRVGSGPFPTELKDEVGARLQERGREFGATTGRPRRCGWFDAVAVRYAKRVNGLTSQAITKLDVLDDSAEINVCTAYRYQGKTYTEVPADLDVLSQCEPVYETWPGWQSSTTGITSRSALPKLARRYLDRIEELTGCPIDLVSTGTKRRETIIIRNPLSKRASTRSASRRG
- a CDS encoding IS1380 family transposase is translated as MPEKPFASPRLPFEIDDRIDPRLVTAHAGVPLVIELFRRVGAAQVVNEQVRIKQRQRGVTSAQWVETRIALWAAGGDRCQDLTTLRADAALAALLGYELPAATTMRDFLEACHVEDLPLLRAGEKTAVPEESAPLAGVGAANRRILAAVQQQMPQRTATLDVDATILEAHKRTATVTYEGTSGYQPVVVVWAEQDLVVHDEFRDGNVPAGCGNVRILERAVAALPAGVEQLFVRGDSALYEQEVLAWCEEPARGIGYAISADMSPPLRAEIERLPGTAWQPDRDEPDMIREWAEVPSVPDDKDYRKGRPCARRYLAIRVRHRQGELFADGSTVKHFAIVTNREGDGRSLVRWHREKAGTVEHVHHVLKNELAAEALPSGKFGANAAWFRLNVLTYNLLSALKRLALPGDFSDARPKRLRFLVFNTVGTVIHHARRTLLRLTAAVQQTLLALARSKILALSPA
- a CDS encoding ABC-F family ATP-binding cassette domain-containing protein, with protein sequence MLQIEEVWKQFGTRVLLKDASAHLRPNTRVGLVGPNGCGKTTLLRMIMGEQSPDKGTIRKRPRLTIGYLAQELEPLLGKSVLEATHRDLYPEHEAKRILMGLGFTVHDFSRMVDTLSGGYRMRVALAHLLLSNPDVLLLDEPTNHLDKVTQRWFEEFLLASKMTLLIVSHDTKFLDQVATHMWEIRHQQIREYRGNYSQFVVLKAEQDAQLESAATRQAKEIARVQKFVDRFRYQANKARQVQSRIKQLEKVKVIERQRDPRRVRFTFPEPSPSGRHVLELRGAAKAYGHKVVYGSLDFTVERGQRIALVGENGAGKSTLLKMLAGVTPLDKGSRTVGHGVTLHYFAQHQAETLNPEHTILDSLHEVAKQAETNFLRGIAGAFLFSGPDQKKPIKALSGGERNRVALARMLVEPANTLLLDEPTNHLDPASVDVLTDALVAFPGTLIFISHDPTFLSRIANRVVEIDDGQAKDYLGDYEYYLWKRSKELEEFGRDQADDGSVGTNGNERANGSGPGSDSPKGKAAERRELIKAEARLEKQVARAEAVVLECEAKIKARDGELADPQLYEDFDRWKAMQREHDLWKHDLERATLKWEELSQELERVRGSLAGLV